The Streptomyces capitiformicae genome contains the following window.
GCGACGTGGAAGGTGGTCATGTCGGAGTTCCGTTCTCGGGGTCTGAGGAGGTCTTCCCGCCCGGGCGGGGCGACGCGGGTACGCGGGCGGGGGACGTGGGGTGCACGCCTTGCCGACTCCGGGCGCGGGCCAGGACGGTTCGGGCCGCGGGAAAGGCGAGGGGTGAAGGGGGCGCGGTCGCGGAATCGGTCAGGAGCTCAGAAAGGTCACCCGCTCGGCCGTCTCGATCATCTGCCGGGCGAAGTCGCCGAATCCGAGCGACTCGACTCCCAGCGCCGCGGCGATGCTCCTGGTGAGATCGCCGATGGGCAGTCGACCACCCGGCCCCCTGGAAGGGGGTCCGCACCATGATCTCGCTGAGGTAAGGGAGATCCTCGTTCCGATCCAGACCGGTGGCCGTATCCCGGTAGGGGAGCCGGGTGAAGTCGTTGTCCGGTCCCCGCACATCGAGATCGTCGGCCAGACACAGTGCGCCGAGGTGGACCGGTACGACCAACGGTCCGCCGACGCTCACCGGTCTTCCGCCGCTGAGGTCGGACATGCGACGACTATTCCTTGCAACACGGTTCCCCCGGAGTCCAGCTGCTGGCCGAACGGTGTCTCTCCCAGATCAGCGAGCGTCAACGTAGTCGGCAAACAGCCGTGTGAAGAGCGCAGTTGATTGAAAGCGGCAGTACTGGCGACGGCGTGATCCGGCAGTCTCCACGGGAACTCGGGCCCCACGCGTACTTCACGACTGTGCGACCGCAACGACCGCGACGACCGCGACGACCGCGACGACCGCAGGGAACGAGGCTCTCGGCCCCGCTGGAGGCTGTTGTCGGGACGAGAGCCGGCAGCTCGCCGCAGCTGCTCCGGCAGCGGGCTCACCACGTGAGTTCCTCGTGAACGCCGACGCGGTCGAGCGCGACGAGAGCCTTGGGCGGGACCATGCGCGGGCCATCGTTCCTGGCGCGGTGAAGTTCCCCCTTCGCACAACGAGGGCGGCCCGATCCCTGTCCCTCGGGCGGGCCGCCGCCTCCGGTCCGGCCGGCAGGGGCGATGGGACCGGCTCCGGCACCGGAAGGTTCCCGCGCGGTTCTTCCGGTGGTCCTTCCCGTTGTTCTTCCTGGTCGCCCCTTCCGCCCCCGTGCTCTTCAGCACGCGGTCAAGCAGCAGCCGCTCCTCATCGAGTACAGGTGTCGTCCGTGAACGGCCTCGGAGCACGGCCTGCGGGCCGACCTGTCCGCCATGCGCGTCCACACCGGGCCTGCCGCCGACCCCCTTGCCCGCGGTCCGGGCGCCGAGGCGTTCGCCGGCGGATCACACGTGTTCTTCCGGCGAGGCGCCTATCGGCCGCGCTCCCCGTCCGGGTTCCGGCTGGCTGGCCCCCGAAGCCGCCCACCTCGTCCAGCAGGCCCGTGGCGGGGTCGGCGGAGCCAGGCGCGGAGGGTGGACCGTCAGCGTGCCCGGCGACCCCTGGGAGCAGGCGACCGACCGCTGGGCCGAGGGGAGTTGGTCCGCCGCCTCATGCGCGAACTGGGCCTGGCGCCCTGCCTGCCACGGCCGAGAAGGTTCAACCCCACTCAGGCTGCGGCCGGCCGCGTGCCGGACCTCGTCGGCCGCAACTTCACCGCGGACGCGCCCGGGAAAAGCTCGTCGATGACATGACCCATATCGCCGCCGGGAAGGCGGCTGTATCTCGCAACGGTCTATCGACTGCTGCACGATGGAAGTCTTCCGTTACGCGATGGACGACCACTACCGAAAGTCGCTCCCCCACCCTCCCCCCTCACTTCGCGGACGGCATCAGCGTCGCCCACGTCCACCCCACCAGCACCTCACCGACCCGCCTGTTCGAAAGGGAGGGCGACCGGCAAGCAGTGGTCGCCGGTGAGTACCATCCGCTGAACGGCGAGGCCTCGGAGTCCTCGCCCGGATGCTTCGGGCAGGACTCGAAGGGGATCGTCCCGTGAGGCGGGGCGGTACGGGGGGCAGGGGAGTTGGCGACGTTCGGTGAGATGCTGTTGGTCTTTCGCCGGGCCGCGGGGTTGACACAGGAGGAGCTGGCCGAGGCCGCCGGGATGGCGGCCCGGTCCATCCGGGATCTGGAGCGCGGCCGGCGGGCGCGTCCGCAGCGCCGCACGGCGCAGTCGCTGGTGTCGGCGCTGGGGCTGAGTGACGCCGACGCCGCCGTGTTGCTCGCGGCGGGCCGCCCCGGCAGGCAGACGATTCCTCCTGCCGACGACGGCACGGCGCCGTCCGGCCTGCTCGGTCGTCGGGACCAGTTGATGGTCCTGGAGCGTGCGGCCGGTGAGGCACGGGCGGGCCGGGGCGGCGTGGTGCTGGTACGGGCGGGCGCGGGGATGGGGAAGACCGCGCTGCTGGATGCGTGGGCAAGCCTCCAGCAGCCGCGGGAGATGCTGGTGATGTCCGCGAGCGGGGCGGAGCTGGAGCAGGGCTTCGCCTTCGCGGTGCTGCGGCAGCTGGTCGAGCCTTTGCTGGCCCGAGCCGGCGACGAGGGGCGGGCTCGGTTGTTGGCGGGTCCGGCGCAGTTGGCGTCGCACGCGCTGCGTGTGGAGGGGACCGGTGAGCTGTCGCCCGAGGCGTCGCTGGGCCTTCTGCACAGCCTGTACTGGCTGATGGTGCATGTCGCCGACGAGGGGCCGGTCGCCCTGGTGGTCGATGACGTGCACTGGGCGGATGTCCCGTCGGTGCGGTGGCTTGAGTACCTGGCGCGGCGTCTGCGGGGTCTGCCCCTGCTGCTGGTGCTGGCGGGGCGGCCGGAGGACGGGGCCGGGGCCGAGCCGATGCTGGAGCGGATCGCCGGACAGCCGTACTGCCGTCTGGTCGGCCTGCCCGGGTTGGACATCGACAGTGTGACCCACCTGGTGCGGGCGAGCCTGGGGCCCGCTGAACCACGGTTCGTCGCCGCGTGTGCCTCGGCCACCGAAAGCAACCCCCTGCTGCTGCACGAGTTGCTGCGGACCCTGGCCGACAACCAGGTCGGGGCCACCGACGATCAGGCCCATCTGGTGGAGGAGTTCCGGGGCCGGATCCTGGCCGGAACCGTGGTCAAGCGGCTGGCCGACGAGCCGGAGCCGGTCCTTTGCCTGGCGCGGGCCCTGGTCGTGCTGGGGGACGAGGCCACCTGGAAGGTCGCTGCCGAGCTGGCGGGGCTGGGCGAGTCGACGGCACGGGAGCTCGGCCGCAGGCTGCGGCAGATCGGTGTGCTGGCGCCGGGCGAGCCGGTGCGGTTCGGGCATGCCCTGGTCCGCACCGCTGTCGCCGAAGCCGTCCTGGGGCCGGTGGAACTGGCCGCCGGTCACGCGCGGGCAGCCGAACTGCTGCGGAGCGACGGCGCGGCCGACGATCTGGTGGCGGCCCATCTGCTGCTGGCCGAACCGGGCGGTGAAAGCTGGTGGGTGGACGCCCTGCGGGAGGCGGCGCGGGCGACTCGTGGCCGAGGGGCTCCGGAGGTCACCTCCGCCTATCTGCGCCGGGCTCTGCGCGAGCCGGTGCCCGTCGAAGAGCGCGGCCCCTTGCTGCTGGAGCTGGGCAAGGACGAGATACAGATCGACGTCGGCGCGGCCAGGCACCACCTGACGCAGGCATCGACGGCGTTAGCCGACCCGTACGCGCTGGCCGAGGCGGCCTCTCTGCTCGCCAGCGCGCTGTTCCTCAGCCACGAGCACGAGCGCGCCGTCGACGTCCTCGCCCGCGCGGTGGACGATCTGGGGCAGACCGACGACGGCATCGGCCTCGCCCGTGAGGTGTCGTGGTTCCTTCAGGCACAGATGCTGCTGATCGGCTACGACCAGCTGTCCACGCTCCCCGCCGCACGCCGGCACGCGCGACGGCTGCGGGACCACAAGCTGGCCGGTGACACCCCTGGTGAGTGCGTGGTCCTGGCCGCGCTGTCCGCCTGGGCCACCACCGGGGAGGCCAGTGCCCAGGTCGCCAACGACCTCCTCGACCGGGCCCTGCGAGGCGGACTGGTCGCGGCGGACGCGTCCCACATGTTCGTGAGCCTCGCCGGGCTGGCCTTCGTGGCCACCGACCGGCTCGACGACGCGGTCGCGCGATTCGACCGCGTCGGCGACATGGGCGGCCGATGGGGCTCGTTCCTGATGGTCTCGTCCGCGATGACCTGGCAGTTGCTCGTCCAGGCCCGCCGTGGCCGACAGCTCCCGCTCACCGCTGACTTCGGACACCCCGCCACCACGGCCGACCAGGGCTTGGAGCCTCGGGTCAGGCTGTCGATGACAACCCAGGTGGGCGAGTCGCTGATCGAGCGGTGCGACCTGACCTCGGCGACGGCAGTGCTCACCGCGGACGCCGACTTCGACCGGGTGGGCTGGACCTGGCAGGGCCCGGCGCTCCTCGCACGCAGTCGCCTGCACGCGGCGCGGGGCAACCCGGCCGCCGCCCTCGCCATCCTGCACGAGTACGGCGCGCAGGAGAACCGGGCACAGGTCATGAGCCTGGCCTGGGTGCCCTGGCGGTCGCGGGCGGCCTTGCTGCACCTCACGCTCGGACAGCGGACGGACGCGCTCCAACTGGCCACCGAGGAACTGGAGCTGGCCCACCGGTGGGGCACCGAGCGAGCGATCGGGGTGGCCTCACGCTGTCTGGGCGTCATCCACGGCGGACACAGAGGGCAGGCCCTCCTGCGCGAGGCCGTGGCCCTGCTGAAACGGTCCCCCGCCCGACTGGAACTGGCCCGCGCCCACTACGGGCTGGGAACCGCCCTCATGCGCGGCGGCGAGACCGACGAGGCCCGCCAGGCCCTCACCCAGGCGCTCCACCTCGCGGACACCTGCGGCAGCGTCCTGCTGGCCGGCCAAGTACGCGGAGCGCTCGCCGCGGCAGGAGTGCGCCCGAAGCCGGCTCCACCGGCGGCCCCGAGCCTCTCCCCGACCGAACACCGGCTGGTCGAGCTGCTCCGCGCAGGTCACAGTGACCGTCAGATCGCCCAGGCCCTGCTCCTGACCCCGCACGACGTGACCGGACTCATCGAGCAAGCCGGCCGCAAACTGGGGGTGAGCAGCAGGGCGGAGCTGGCGTCCCCGGCCTAGCTACTTGCTCCTGGAAAAGGGTTTGTCCAGCTGAGAGGCGATGCCAAGTTCGGACCGTGGTGGTGTCTCCTGCGTGTGGTGTCGTGTCATCGGCTGATGACGGCCACCCACTGGAGGTTGTAGGCGAAGATCCCGAGTCCGGTCCAGGTCTGCGCGCCGTCCAGGCGACGCAGGCGGGTGCGGCGGAGTCCGAAAGTGCGCTTGAGGTGGCTGATCCGGGCTTCGATACCGACTCTCCAGTTGCGCATCCGTCGGAATGAGCGGCTGCGTTCGTACTCACAGCGGGCTTTTCCGGGCTTGCCGGCGCGTTGGAGGCCGATCCGCTGGAGGCCGAGTTCCTCGAGCGCGCGGTCGTTGGCCGCGGTGCCGAAGCCACGGTCGGCGACGACCGTGCCTGGCGGACGGCCGGTCAGCGTGGTGACGCGCTCCACCGACGGCACCAGTTGCGGTGCGTCGGGTGGGTTCCCACGCTGGAGCTGGTGGTCGACGATGAAGCCGTGTTCGTCCTCCGCCACCAGTGATTCCTAATGCGGTTTGTCAAGCCGCGAGAGTGCTTGGCGGCGTGAGCTCGTAGCACCGTTGGTCGCGCAACAGGGCCCAGAGGACGTTGACTCGGCGGCGGGCAAGGGCAAGCACGGCCTGGGTGTGGCGCTTGCCTTCGGCTCGCTTGCGATCGTAAAACCGGCGGGATTCCTCGCACGTGCGGAGGCTGAACAGCGCAGAGATGTAGAAGACGCGCTGGAGACGACGGTTGTATCGCTGGGGACGCCGGAGATTTCCGCTGATCTTCCCAGAGTCGCGTGGCACTGGCGCGACGCCTCCGAAGCCGGCGAGTCGGTCCGGAGTGCCGAAGGCGGTCATGTCGCCGCCAGTGGCCGCCAGAAACTCCGCTCCGAGGATGATGCCCAGGCCGGGCATGCTGGTGATCACGTCGAAGTTGTGGTGGTCGCGAAACCGGGCCTCGATAACCTTGTCGAGTTCGGCGACCTGCTGGTTGAGGGCCATCACCTCCATCGCCAGCGGGCACCAGTTGGGCGGTCAGCTTCTCTCCGGGCAGGCTGGTGTGCTGGCGCTCGGCGGCCTGGACTGCGGTGGCGGCGAGGCGGTCAGCGTGGATGACGCGACGGTTGGTCAGCCATGTCTGCAGTCTCCTGGGGCCGATCCGCCGGATGGCTGCGGGAGTGAAGCTTCCCCTTGATCGTGGACACCTGGAGACTGGGATCTAGAGGTTCCAGAGGAAGTAGCACCAGGTGGGAAGCCCCGACGTCCGCTCCCTTGCCCTCGGCGGCCTCCAGGGCGCGGTAGGTGACCTCCCGCACGGCGCGGCCGCTCTCGCTCTCCTCCATCTTCCGCAGATAGGCGATGAAGTCCTCGGGAACGCCGGACGAGTCGACGTCGTGGAAGCGTGCGGCAAGGTTTTCGGCCGTGCGTGGTTCGGTGGTGTCCACGTGCTGTTGTCTCCCGTCATGGGGGCGCCCGATGCTTCAGTGCGAGGCGCTCGTCGATGAGCTGGATCAGCTTACTGGTACGGGAATTGGCGGCGAGTCCGGAGGGCTGGACCCATTCCACCGTCAGCGGATTGATCAACCCCGCCTCGACGTGTTCGGCGAACATCGGACGGATCTCGTCGAGCCGGGCGGCGATGGCCTTGCCCGCCGTGTCCCCGTCCCCGGGGGGGCGCCCGCGATCCGGAGGACGAGTTCGTCCCTGGCGTCCTTGCGGCGCTGCACCACCTGCCTGCCGATGAGGAACCGGCCCTGGGCCACGTGCTGCACGAGGGCACGCAGATCCTCCAGGTACAGGGTGATGGGGCTCACTCGTCGGAGCGGCCGAGCAGTCTGAACCGCCCGGCCCCGCGGTCCACCCACTCCCCGCGGTCACCGGTGGGGTAACGGATCACCGGCATCAGACGGCACCCCAGATCTGTGACGACCAGCCGTCCGGGTCTGCCCGGTTCGGTGATGGTCTCCGAGGAGTCGTCGTCGACGACCTCGGTGACGGTCCGCGGCCGGTGGACGGTGTGGACCCGAAGGAGCGGATCGCGGCGCCCGGGAACGCCTCTTCCAGCAGGGGGCGCTGGTCGGCGAGGGCGCCGCGTTCGCCGAGGGTGATGATGACGAGGCGGGGGCCGGCCGCGTGCCAGGTCGGCAGTGAGATCGAGGGCTTCCACGTCCGTGCGGGACTCCTTAAGGGCTCGCAGCGCCGCCATGTCGAGCGCCGACCGAGGCTCGGCATCGGCGTCCGGGAACGGGATGAGGAGTTGCTCGGGCTCACGGGCCTGCTGGTGCACCACGACGTCGCCGTACAGGGCGCGGCCGGTGCGGCGCGCGGCACGCAGCCGGGCGCTGAGAACGGTGGAGGCGATGACCGCGCGGTCGTAGAGCAGCGGGACGCGTGGGATGTCCCACTCCCCCGGTTCCAGGGGCGGGCGGGGCGTGTCCGGGTCACCGGGGCCGGCCGGGGGCCGGTGGCTCGGATCGGGTTCGGCGTCTGTGGGCGGCGGCGGGTGGGCGGGTCGGCCAGGGTCCATCGGACGGTGTAGAGGCGGTAGGCCGGCATACGGCCGCGCAGTGTCTTCGGCTCGCTGATGTCCAGGCAGTGCGTGGCGATGGCGGCGTCCACGATTTCCTCGTCCAGGCCCGGGGCGCGGCGGCGGCCGCGCAGGACGAGGGCGAGGTGACGGCTGGCTTCGGCGAGCAGGTGTCGGCGGTGGAAGAACGAACACCATCGCGGTGACGTGGACGGCTGCCAGGGCGACGTCGACCACGGCGGTGACCCGGGCCCGGATCGCTGCGGCTGCGGCTGCGGCTGCGGAACGGGCGTGCTCGAGGAGGGAGTTGATGACGTCGACGGCCACCCCGAAGGTGAGGATCGCGCTCGTCTTCCACCACGCGCGCAGCTGCGCGAGCGGCCGGGTCTGCGGCTGCTTAGATCCCCTTCGACCCGGCGTGAACGCCCCACGAGCAGGGCTGTGTTCGCGCCGT
Protein-coding sequences here:
- a CDS encoding ATP-binding protein; the encoded protein is MLLVFRRAAGLTQEELAEAAGMAARSIRDLERGRRARPQRRTAQSLVSALGLSDADAAVLLAAGRPGRQTIPPADDGTAPSGLLGRRDQLMVLERAAGEARAGRGGVVLVRAGAGMGKTALLDAWASLQQPREMLVMSASGAELEQGFAFAVLRQLVEPLLARAGDEGRARLLAGPAQLASHALRVEGTGELSPEASLGLLHSLYWLMVHVADEGPVALVVDDVHWADVPSVRWLEYLARRLRGLPLLLVLAGRPEDGAGAEPMLERIAGQPYCRLVGLPGLDIDSVTHLVRASLGPAEPRFVAACASATESNPLLLHELLRTLADNQVGATDDQAHLVEEFRGRILAGTVVKRLADEPEPVLCLARALVVLGDEATWKVAAELAGLGESTARELGRRLRQIGVLAPGEPVRFGHALVRTAVAEAVLGPVELAAGHARAAELLRSDGAADDLVAAHLLLAEPGGESWWVDALREAARATRGRGAPEVTSAYLRRALREPVPVEERGPLLLELGKDEIQIDVGAARHHLTQASTALADPYALAEAASLLASALFLSHEHERAVDVLARAVDDLGQTDDGIGLAREVSWFLQAQMLLIGYDQLSTLPAARRHARRLRDHKLAGDTPGECVVLAALSAWATTGEASAQVANDLLDRALRGGLVAADASHMFVSLAGLAFVATDRLDDAVARFDRVGDMGGRWGSFLMVSSAMTWQLLVQARRGRQLPLTADFGHPATTADQGLEPRVRLSMTTQVGESLIERCDLTSATAVLTADADFDRVGWTWQGPALLARSRLHAARGNPAAALAILHEYGAQENRAQVMSLAWVPWRSRAALLHLTLGQRTDALQLATEELELAHRWGTERAIGVASRCLGVIHGGHRGQALLREAVALLKRSPARLELARAHYGLGTALMRGGETDEARQALTQALHLADTCGSVLLAGQVRGALAAAGVRPKPAPPAAPSLSPTEHRLVELLRAGHSDRQIAQALLLTPHDVTGLIEQAGRKLGVSSRAELASPA
- a CDS encoding eCIS core domain-containing protein, whose translation is MRADLSAMRVHTGPAADPLARGPGAEAFAGGSHVFFRRGAYRPRSPSGFRLAGPRSRPPRPAGPWRGRRSQARRVDRQRARRPLGAGDRPLGRGELVRRLMRELGLAPCLPRPRRFNPTQAAAGRVPDLVGRNFTADAPGKSSSMT